The Hypomesus transpacificus isolate Combined female chromosome 3, fHypTra1, whole genome shotgun sequence genome has a window encoding:
- the si:ch211-266g18.10 gene encoding titin isoform X34, which yields MAAAAPQADGHTGETGRVSSPPKAPGFWLLRTLSFSVELLVALAFLLCWIGAGVMMFEIVEYKGVTDIQEIVMDPMKAINEAVDGISNLFNGAQELVPELDPMTAINFATEEITDAKEEFVSYLSDEEGNIYLSYIDPVIIGRGAFEATNDLMCEAGSTIQHTLCTVFDTILDLLKGKYDLSYIDPVVIGRGVFEVINGFMCKVGDAIQDILCSALDTFLDSVKGVLNVKFSPMTVLTRTVDIIIEQKNILVNYLSHLLMGDQGVIPDITFDPMQVVTDAMVEITDKRNIFLSYLSNMIMDDKGESTPSEIHLIRRKGEFLPPLEKVLRESTERRAKQEVEDVLKDLRAAQVRKLERVQRRKENEEKKEKPVKLERKSEKEKEEELSEDKIGEAKNSVKKAEKLQLKDELLKKSAEEIKAVNETGPLRRRFAHQTKMTAIEPKMTVKELKDVKAYKTESDKKEVKSETEAIKADEEVKPEKKVFGKKVVKAEKDVEAKVTSEKIEAHKKESKADNKEVKPEKEAIKTEEEVKPEVKVFGKKVVKAEKEVEAKVTSEKIEAHKKETKADKKEVKPEKEAKAEEEVKPEVKVFGKKVVKAEKEVEAKVTSEKKEAHKKEIEADKKEVKPEKEVIKTDKGVKPEKKVVDKKEVKAEKEVEAKVASEKIEAHKKETKADKKEVKPEKEAIKTEEEVKPEVKVFGKKVVKAEKEVEAKVTSEKKEAHKKETKADKKEVKSEKEAKAEEEVKPEVKAFGKKVVKAEKEVEAKVTTDKIEAHKKETKTDKKEVKPEKEAKAEEEVKPEVKVFGKKVVKAKKEVEAKVTSEKIEAHKKESKADKKEVKPEKEAIKTEEEVKPEVKVFGKKVVKAEKEVEAKVTSEKIEAHKKETKADKKEVKPEKEAIKTDKEVKAEKKVFGKKGVKAEKEVEAKVTTDKIEAHKKETKTDKKEVKPEKEAKAEEEVKPEVKVFGKKVVKAKKEVEAKVTSEKIEAHKKESKADKKEVKPEKEAIKTEEEVKPEVKVFGKKVVKAEKEVEAKVTSEKIEAHKKETKADKKEVKPEKEAKAEEEVKPEVKVFGKKVVKAEKEVEDKVTSEKMEAHKKETKADKKEVKPEKEVIKTDKGVKPEKKVVDKKEVKAEKEVEAKVASEKKEAHKKETKADKKEVKPEKEAIKTEEEVKPEVKVFGKKVVKAEKEVEAKVTSEKIEAHKKETKADKKEVKPEKEAKAEEEVKPEVKVFGKKVVKAEKEVEDKVTSEKKEAHKKEIEADKKEVKPEKEVIKTDKGVKPEKKVVDKKVLKAEKDVEAKVISEKKEAHKKEIKADKKEVKSEKEAKAEEVKPEVKVFGKKVVKAEKEVEAKVTSEKKEAHKKEIEADKKEVKSEKEAIKTDKEVKPEIKLMGKNLVKAEKEVEAKVKLEKIETHKKQTKADKKEVKPEKEAIKIDKEVKPEKKVVDKKEVKAEKDVEAMVTSEKIKAQQKETKADKKEVKPKKEAIKTDKEVKPEKKVVDKKEVKAEKEVEAKVTSEKKEAHKKETKADKKEVKPEKEAIKTDKEVKAEKKVFGKKGVKAEKEVEALKESKPIKAVKPKVAAEKIEVHKKEIKADKKDMKPEKGSVKAEKKDVKAEREGKAIKEEVKAKINEEDQGEVKVKKEVMAALQPEKKEGDKREVKADKKPVKAEKDVMPKKKQADQKEVKVEMKEVRAEKEGKVPKESKANIKPTLKKADLDVKETEAELQKEKAKKAGPSIKEIAASKEKTKTVVEKKEQEGTHKNASLTKERLKVVPMKKDLEVTKERPKPTTVKTEAVTSKEKSRSAPSIKEAGVSHRNVSLTKERVKVVAREAEAPKQKTKPAAPGKETLLKEKTKTSSSKKEADTPKEKAKPVIPTKVLEVPKKKVKTAPVKKEPEALKEKAVKEEQDVAKEKAKPAPAKKEPDAPKAKTKQESVKKESETLRREEKEKAKPAIKKDTPKTKTRSKTRLPMKKEAEFSHRNISLTKERVKVVALKKEQETPKEKVTSATAKKEPEATKDKAKPTALKKGVYAEPTAKKEKAKSVSVKKDPEATKVVKSAPAEKGTFSHLADIKPKERVVPPVLRKADVSRQKVKSVAPKKETEAQKDKSKSAATQKEPVTMKELKAANIKKGDSKENVKPTPTVKERDVPEKAKTNTVKKVTEDRVLKEKQRLEPAKKDISHIADPVESDNLSTEDEMPYFQCFFVDEDDVQYPFYPFSPLQM from the exons ATGGCGGCAGCTGCTCCTCAAG CCGACGGGCACACTGGAGAAACGGGGCGTGTGTCGTCTCCTCCGAAGGCCCCGGGCTTCTGGCTGTTGCGGACGCTGAGCTTCTCTGTGGAGTTGCTGGTGGCCCTGGCTTTCCTCCTCTGCTGGATCGGGGCAGGCGTCATGATGTTCGAAATTGTGGAATACAAAGGGGTTACTG ATATTCAAGAAATTGTCATGGATCCCATGAAAGCTATAAATGAGGCTGTAGATGGCATATCCAACTTGTTCAATGGAGCGCAAG AACTTGTTCCTGAACTGGACCCCATGACTGCTATTAACTTTGCAACTGAGGAAATAACCGATGCGAAAGAAGAATTTGTGAGCTACCTTTCTGATGAAGAAG gaaacatttatttaagctACATTGACCCAGTGATCATAGGCAGAGGTGCCTTCGAGGCTACCAATGACCTCATGTGTGAAGCTGGGAGCACCATACAACACACGCTTTGTACTGTATTTGATACGATCCTGGATCTTCTAAAAG gAAAATACGACTTGAGCTACATTGACCCTGTAGTCATAGGCCGAGGTGTCTTTGAGGTTATCAATGGCTTCATGTGTAAAGTGGGGGACGCCATACAAGACATTCTTTGTAGTGCTTTGGACACTTTCTTGGATAGTGTGAAAG GCGTCTTAAATGTGAAGTTCAGTCCCATGACGGTTCTCACTAGAACAGTGGACATAATCATTGAGCAGAAGAACATTCTTGTGAACTACCTCTCCCACTTGCTAATGGGAGACCAAG GGGTCATTCCAGACATAACCTTTGACCCGATGCAAGTGGTCACAGATGCCATGGTGGAGATCACAGACAAGAGGAACATATTTCTATCTTATCTGTCAAACATGATCATGGATGACAAAG GTGAATCTACACCATCTGAGATACATCTTATTAGGAGGAAAG GAGAGTTTTTACCGCCTTTGGAAAAAG TTCTCAGGGAATCAACAGAAAGACGAGCAAAACAGGAGGTAGAGGACGTTCTTAAAG ATCTCAGGGCTGCACAGGTCAGAAAATTGGAGAGAGTGCAAAGGAGGAAAGAGaatgaagagaaaaaagagaagccTGTGAAACTCGAGAGAAAGtctgagaaagagaaggaggaagagcttTCTGAGGACAAGATTGGAGAGGCTAAGAACAGTGTGAAAAAGGCAGAAAAGCTACAGCTTAAAG ATGAACTTCTGAAGAAGTCTGCTGAAGAAATAAAAGCAGTGAACGAGACAGGGCCTCTGAGGAGGAGATTTGCTCACCAGACTAAAATGACAG CCATTGAACCCAAGATGACAGTCAAGGAGTTGAAGGATGTGAAGGCCTACAAAACAGAGTCTGACAAGAAAGAGGTAAAGTCCGAGACGGAAGCCATCAAGGCTGATGAGGAGGTGAAGCCAGAGAAAAAGGTGTTTGGCAAAAAAGTGGTAAAGGCTGAAAAGGACGTTGAGGCCAAGGTGACATCAGAAAAAATAGAGGCTCACAAAAAAGAGAGCAAGGCTGACAACAAAGAGGTGAAGCCCGAGAAAGAAGCCAtcaagactgaggaggaggtgaagccaGAGGTAAAAGTGTTTGGCAAAAAAGTGGTAAAGGCCGAAAAGGAGGTTGAGGCCAAGGTGACATCAGAGAAAATAGAGGCTCACAAAAAAGAGACCAAGGCTGACAAGAAAGAGGTGAAGCCCGAAAAGGAAGccaaggctgaggaggaggtgaagccaGAGGTAAAAGTGTTTGGTAAAAAAGTGGTTAAGGCCGAAAAGGAGGTTGAGGCCAAGGTGACATCAGAGAAAAAAGAGGCTCACAAAAAAGAGATTGAGGCTGACAAAAAAGAGGTGAAGCCCGAGAAGGAAGTCATCAAGACTGACAAGGGGGTgaagccagagaaaaaagtggTTGACAAAAAAGAGGTAAAGGCCGAAAAGGAGGTTGAAGCCAAGGTGGCATCAGAAAAAATAGAGGCTCACAAAAAAGAGACCAAGGCTGATAAGAAAGAGGTGAAGCCCGAAAAAGAAGCCAtcaagactgaggaggaggtgaagccaGAGGTAAAAGTGTTTGGCAAAAAAGTGGTAAAGGCCGAAAAGGAGGTTGAGGCCAAGGTGACATCAGAGAAAAAAGAGGCTCACAAAAAAGAGACCAAGGCTGACAAGAAAGAGGTGAAGTCCGAGAAGGAAGccaaggctgaggaggaggtgaagccaGAGGTAAAAGCGTTTGGCAAAAAAGTGGTAAAGGCCGAAAAGGAGGTTGAGGCCAAGGTGACAACAGATAAAATAGAGGCTCACAAAAAAGAGACCAAGACTGACAAGAAAGAGGTGAAGCCCGAGAAGGAAGccaaggctgaggaggaggtgaagccaGAGGTAAAAGTGTTTGGCAAAAAAGTGGTAAAGGCCAAAAAGGAGGTTGAGGCCAAGGTGACATCAGAGAAAATAGAGGCTCACAAAAAAGAGAGCAAGGCTGACAAAAAAGAGGTGAAGCCCGAGAAAGAAGCCAtcaagactgaggaggaggtgaagccaGAGGTAAAAGTGTTTGGCAAAAAAGTGGTAAAGGCCGAAAAGGAGGTTGAGGCCAAGGTGACATCAGAGAAAATAGAGGCTCACAAAAAAGAGACCAAGGCTGACAAGAAAGAGGTGAAGCCCGAGAAGGAAGCCATCAAGACTGATAAGGAGGTGAAGGCAGAGAAAAAGGTGTTTGGCAAAAAAGGGGTAAAGGCCGAAAAGGAGGTTGAGGCCAAGGTGACAACAGATAAAATAGAGGCTCACAAAAAAGAGACCAAGACTGACAAGAAAGAGGTGAAGCCCGAGAAGGAAGccaaggctgaggaggaggtgaagccaGAGGTAAAAGTGTTTGGCAAAAAAGTGGTAAAGGCCAAAAAGGAGGTTGAGGCCAAGGTGACATCAGAGAAAATAGAGGCTCACAAAAAAGAGAGCAAGGCTGACAAGAAAGAGGTGAAGCCCGAGAAAGAAGCCAtcaagactgaggaggaggtgaagccaGAGGTAAAAGTGTTTGGCAAAAAAGTGGTAAAGGCCGAAAAGGAGGTTGAGGCCAAGGTGACATCAGAGAAAATAGAGGCTCACAAAAAAGAGACCAAGGCTGACAAGAAAGAGGTGAAGCCCGAGAAGGAAGccaaggctgaggaggaggtgaagccaGAGGTCAAAGTGTTTGGTAAAAAAGTGGTAAAGGCCGAAAAGGAGGTTGAGGACAAGGTGACATCAGAGAAAATGGAGGCTCACAAAAAAGAGACCAAGGCTGACAAGAAAGAGGTGAAGCCCGAGAAGGAAGTCATCAAGACTGACAAGGGGGTgaagccagagaaaaaagtggTTGACAAAAAAGAGGTAAAGGCCGAAAAGGAGGTTGAGGCCAAGGTGGCATCAGAGAAAAAAGAGGCTCACAAAAAAGAGACCAAGGCTGATAAGAAAGAGGTGAAGCCCGAGAAAGAAGCCAtcaagactgaggaggaggtgaagccaGAGGTAAAAGTGTTTGGCAAAAAAGTGGTAAAGGCCGAAAAGGAGGTTGAGGCCAAGGTGACATCAGAGAAAATAGAGGCTCACAAAAAAGAGACCAAGGCTGACAAGAAAGAGGTGAAGCCCGAGAAGGAAGccaaggctgaggaggaggtgaagccaGAGGTAAAAGTGTTTGGTAAAAAAGTGGTAAAGGCCGAAAAGGAGGTTGAGGACAAGGTGACATCAGAGAAAAAAGAGGCTCACAAAAAAGAGATTGAGGCTGACAAAAAAGAGGTGAAGCCCGAGAAGGAAGTCATCAAGACTGACAAGGGGGTgaagccagagaaaaaagtggTTGACAAAAAAGTGCTAAAGGCCGAAAAGGATGTTGAGGCCAAGGTGATATCAGAGAAAAAAGAGGCTCACAAAAAAGAGATCAAGGCTGACAAGAAAGAGGTGAAGTCCGAGAAGGAAGCCAAGGCTGAGGAGGTGAAGCCAGAGGTAAAAGTGTTTGGCAAAAAAGTGGTAAAGGCCGAAAAGGAGGTTGAGGCCAAGGTGACATCAGAGAAAAAAGAGGCTCACAAAAAAGAGATTGAGGCTGACAAAAAAGAGGTAAAGTCTGAGAAAGAAGCCATCAAGACTGACAAGGAGGTTAAGCCAGAGATAAAATTGATGGGCAAAAATTTGGTAAAGGCCGAAAAGGAGGTTGAGGCCAAAGTGAAATTAGAGAAAATAGAGACTCACAAAAAACAGACCAAGGCTGACAAGAAAGAGGTGAAGCCCGAGAAGGAAGCCATCAAGATTGATAAGGAGGTgaagccagagaaaaaagtggTTGACAAAAAAGAGGTAAAGGCCGAAAAGGACGTTGAGGCCATGGTGACATCAGAGAAAATAAAGGCTCAACAAAAAGAGACCAAGGCTGACAAAAAAGAGGTGAAGCCCAAGAAGGAAGCCATCAAGACTGATAAGGAGGTGAAGCCAGAGAAAAAGGTGGTTGACAAAAAAGAGGTAAAGGCCGAAAAGGAGGTTGAGGCCAAGGTGACATCAGAGAAAAAAGAGGCTCACAAAAAAGAGACCAAGGCTGACAAGAAAGAGGTGAAGCCCGAGAAGGAAGCCATCAAGACTGATAAGGAGGTGAAGGCAGAGAAAAAGGTGTTTGGCAAAAAAGGGGTAAAGGCCGAAAAGGAGGTTGAGGCTCTCAAGGAGTCAAAACCCATAAAGGCAGTTAAGCCCAAAGTGGCAGCAGAGAAAATTGAGGTTCACAAAAAGGAGATCAAGGCTGACAAGAAAGACATGAAGCCTGAAAAGGGGTCGGTTAAGGCTGAGAAGAAGGAcgtgaaagcagagagagaggggaaggcaaTCAAGGAGGAGGTGAAAGCCAAGATAAATGAGGAAGACCAAGGAGAAGTAAAGGTGAAGAAGGAGGTTATGGCTGCACTGCagccagagaaaaaagagggTGACAAAAGAGAGGTGAAGGCCGACAAGAAGCCGGTGAAGGCTGAAAAGGATGTGATGCCCAAGAAAAAACAAGCTGACCAAAAAGAGGTGAAGGTTGAGATGAAGGAGGTGAGGGCTGAGAAGGAGGGTAAAGTCCCAAAAGAGTCGAAGGCCAACATAAAGCCTACTTTGAAAAAGGCTGATCTTGATGTCAAAGAAACAG AAGCAGAACTTCAAAAAGAGAAGGCCAAGAAGGCAGGTCCTTCTATAAAAg AGATTGCTGCTTCTAAAGAGAAGACCAAGACAGTTGTTGAAAAGAAAG AGCAAGAGGGCACCCACAAGAATGCTTCTCTTACCAAGGAGAGGCTGAAAGTAGTGCCAATGAAGAAAG ATCTTGAAGTTACTAAAGAGAGGCCAAAACCAACTACAGTGAAGACAG AAGCTGTCACATCAAAGGAAAAATCAAGATCGGCCCCATCAATCAAAG AGGCTGGAGTTTCCCACCGAAATGTGTCCCTTACAAAGGAGAGGGTGAAGGTTGTGGCCCGAGAAG CAGAAGCTCCTAAACAGAAGACCAAGCCTGCAGCTCCTGGGAAAG AAACTCTtctgaaagaaaaaacaaagacaTCCTCTTCAAAGAAAG AAGCAGACACTCCTAAAGAAAAAGCCAAGCCAGTGATCCCAACTAAAG TTCTAGAGGTTCCCAAGAAGAAGGTAAAAACAGCACCTGTTAAGAAAG AGCCTGAGGCCTTGAAAGAAAAGGCTGTGAAGGAAG AGCAAGATGTTGCAAAAGAAAAGGCCAAACCAGCTCCTGCAAAGAAAG AGCCTGATGCACCAAAGGCCAAGACCAAGcaagaatcagtgaaaaaag AGTCTGAAACTctaagaagagaagagaaagagaaagccaAACCAGCTATTAAGAAAG ATACACCTAAAACAAAGACCAGATCAAAGACCAGACTTCCTATGAAGAAAG AGGCTGAATTTTCTCACAGAAATATCTCACTTACCAAGGAGAGGGTTAAGGTTGTGGCTTTGAAGAAAG AACAAGAGACTCCCAAGGAGAAAGTCACATCAGCAACTGCAAAGAAAG agcCGGAGGCTACTAAAGACAAAGCTAAACCGACTGCTCTGAAGAAAG GTGTTTATGCAGAGCCCACCGCTAAAAAGGAAAAGGCAAAATCTGTGTCTGTGAAGAAAG ATCCTGAGGCTACAAAAGTGGTCAAGTCAGCACCTGCAGAGAaaggtacatttagtcatttagcag ATATAAAGCCTAAAGAGAGGGTCGTACCACCTGTTTTGAGGAAAG CAGATGTCTCCAGACAAAAGGTCAAATCAGTAGCCCCTAAGAAAG AAACCGAGGCTCAGAAAGACAAGTCCAAATCAGCTGCAACCCAGAAAG AACCTGTGACAATGAAGGAACTCAAAGCAGCAAACATTAAGAAAG GGGACTCAAAAGAGAATGTCAAACCAACACCTACTGTGAAAG AACGTGATGTTCCGGAGAAGGCCAAAACAAACACAGTGAAGAAAG TTACAGAAGATAGAGTTCTGAAAGAGAAACAGCGTCTGGAGCCTGCAAAGAAAGATATCTCACACATAG CTGATCCTGTAGAATCAGACAACTTATCAACAGAAG ATGAGATGCCTTACTTCCAGTGCTTCTTTGTGGATGAGGACGACGTGCAGTATCCCTTCTACCCCTTCTCACCGCTCCAGATGTGA